One Longimicrobium sp. genomic window, GGCGCCTGGCGGAACACGTCCGCGAGCCGTGCCCGCTCCAGCTGCAGCTCGCCCACCAGCTTCTCGCGCTCCCCCTCCATCACGCGGCGGGCGCTGATGTCGTTGAACAGCATGGCGATGCGCCGATCCCGCGGCGCTCCGACGCGAAAGATGAAGACGTCGAACCAGCGGCCCAGCCCTTCGGCGGCGGACTCGAACCGCGCGGGCTCGCCCGTGGCTGCCACCCGGCCCACCCTCTCCACCCAGTGGTCCTCCAGCCGCGGGATCAGCTCGCGCGCCGTGCGTCCCACCGGATCGGAAAGGCCCGAGTGCTCCACGAAGGCCGGGTTCGCCTCCAGGTAGCGGTAGTCGACCGGCCGGCCATCCGCGTCGTGGAGCACCTCGGCGATGAAGAACCCCTCGTCCAGGCTGTCGAAGAGCGACCTGTACTTGGTCTCGCTCTCCATCAGCGCCTCGGTCTGCATCTCCAGCTCCGCCGCCTGCTCCTGGAGCATCTCGTTGGCCCGGGTCAGTGCGGCGCTCTCCCGGTTCAGCTGGGTGACCGTTTCCACGGCGGCCAGGCGTGCCCGCTCGCTGTCGGCGTGCTCGCCGGAAATCCGGTCCAGTGACGCTTGCAGCCGCACCTGTTCCGTCACGTCTTCCACGCGCTGGATCAGGTGCGTCACGCACCCGGTGCCGGGATCCAGCACGGGTGTGTGGATGGGGCTCCAGTAATGCTGCTCCCATGATCCATCGGGGAGCGGGACCGGGTAGTGCTGCACGGGCATGGGGTCCGGCGCGCGGGTCGCTGCGGCGCGCTCCAGCGAGGCACGGACGTTCTGCTCCCCCGTCGCGTCGGGGTCTTCCGGCGGGTCGGGGAACGCCTCGAAGATGCCGCGCCCGACGATCCCCCGCGGACCGTCGCGGGTGGACCGCGTGGCGCTCAGGTAGGCGTCGCTCGCGGCCACGATCGTGTAGCGCGGCGTATCGGCGAGCAGGATGAGGAAGAGGCCCGGGAGTGCGGCGATCAGGCTGTCGGCGGGGGGAACGCCGGCGGGCCGCGAGGCACCGCGCTCCCGGTCCGCGCCTTCATCCACGGTGTGCTTGTGCATGCGAGAGGACTACGGGTACCAGACGGGCGTGCCGCAGGTGCGGCACGCCCGTCATCCTTCGCAATTCCGTAGCCGCTATCCGGCTGAGTGATCCAGCCCCCGCGCGGCCTCCAGATACCCCGTCGGCCTTAGCAGCCGCTGGGCTTAGCTCAGGAGGCGGGAATCGAACGCGAAAGGCGTGGAACTGAGTACCCGCACGTTCCCTGCATCTGCGTGGTGCGGGTTCAAGAGCACGTTCGACTCGACACGAATGAGGGCGCTGGGAACCCACAGCAGGAGCGAATCGCCCCGCTCTACCCACGAGTTTCCAAGCTCCACGCACGTTGGG contains:
- a CDS encoding ATP-binding protein, whose product is MHKHTVDEGADRERGASRPAGVPPADSLIAALPGLFLILLADTPRYTIVAASDAYLSATRSTRDGPRGIVGRGIFEAFPDPPEDPDATGEQNVRASLERAAATRAPDPMPVQHYPVPLPDGSWEQHYWSPIHTPVLDPGTGCVTHLIQRVEDVTEQVRLQASLDRISGEHADSERARLAAVETVTQLNRESAALTRANEMLQEQAAELEMQTEALMESETKYRSLFDSLDEGFFIAEVLHDADGRPVDYRYLEANPAFVEHSGLSDPVGRTARELIPRLEDHWVERVGRVAATGEPARFESAAEGLGRWFDVFIFRVGAPRDRRIAMLFNDISARRVMEGEREKLVGELQLERARLADVFRQAPTFLAVLRGPDHVFELVNDAYYQLVGHRELLGKPVFEALPEVRDQGFKELLDRVLATGEPFVGRDVPLLVERQAGAALEERFLDLTYLPLMEADGTWSGVIAHGADMTAQVLARREAEQARDEAQAANRAKSEFLAVMSHELRTPLNAIGGYAELLEMGIRGPVTRAQLDDLRRIQLSQRHLLGLINEVLNYAKLETGTVDFDITDVPVGEALAAAELLVRPQARSKGLALSIPAAPPTLAVRADAEKLRQILVNLASNAVKFTNPGGRIEILCASDGDRARIWIRDTGMGIPADKLDSIFDPFVQVRSDLSRPHEGTGLGLAISRDLAIRMAGDLTVESALDEGSTFTLTLPIV